The following coding sequences are from one Triticum aestivum cultivar Chinese Spring chromosome 5A, IWGSC CS RefSeq v2.1, whole genome shotgun sequence window:
- the LOC123104852 gene encoding uncharacterized protein isoform X2, giving the protein MERVRTILTHGYPYPHEHSRHFMIRKTIKPHYSHFSRWYVAWIFLAALWHLPSFQSMGLDLRMNLSLFLAVYISSLIIFHVTFLGLWYLDLVSRMAEKKPEMLTIIKNCAVVSIACCVFYNHCGNRTLSRDKSIDHRTAFSLWIKQNEYNTLISKLWRMHKFKDHICSPWFAPVGFASDYPLLSKWAIYGELASNGSERSNIISPVYSLWDTFIGLYMANYVVERSTGYAYCLHTSIW; this is encoded by the exons ATGGAGAGGGTTAGGACCATTCTGACTCATGGATACCCATACCCACATGAGCATTCGAGACATTTCATGATTAGGAAGACTATCAAGCCACACTATTCACACTTTAGTCGCTG GTACGTTGCTTGGATATTCTTGGCAGCATTATGGCATCTCCCTAGTTTTCAGTCAATGGGGTTGGATTTGAGGATGAATCTTTCCCTCTTCCTCGCTGTTTATATTTCCTCTCTAATCATCTTCCACGTCACATTTCTTGGACTCTGGTATTTGGATCTTGTTTCTCGCATGGCAGAGAAAAAGCCAGAGATGCTTACTATAATCAAAAATTGCGCA GTGGTAAGTATAGCTTGCTGCGTGTTCTACAACCACTGTGGTAACAGGACCCTTTCAAGGGACAAATCTATTGATCATAGAACTGCATTTTCACTGTGGATAAAGCAAAATGAGTACAATACACTGATTTCAAAGCTATGGCGTATGCATAAGTTTAAAGATCATATTTGCTCGCCCTGGTTTGCTCCGGTTGGCTTTGCCAGTGATTATCCACTTCTATCGAAATGGGCCATTTATGGAGAA TTAGCTTCCAATGGATCCGAACGCTCCAACATCATTTCACCTGTCTACTCTTTGTGGGATACATTCATTGGTCTTTACATGGCCAATTATGTCGTGGAGCGGTCAACTGGGTATGCCTACTGTCTGCACACATCCATCTGGTAG
- the LOC123104852 gene encoding uncharacterized protein isoform X3, with product MERVRTILTHGYPYPHEHSRHFMIRKTIKPHYSHFSRWYVAWIFLAALWHLPSFQSMGLDLRMNLSLFLAVYISSLIIFHVTFLGLWYLDLVSRMAEKKPEMLTIIKNCAVVSIACCVFYNHCGNRTLSRDKSIDHRTAFSLWIKQNEYNTLISKLWRMHKFKDHICSPWFAPVGFASDYPLLSKWAIYGELASNGSERSNIISPVYSLWDTFIGLYMANYVVERSTGLLLGIRLNT from the exons ATGGAGAGGGTTAGGACCATTCTGACTCATGGATACCCATACCCACATGAGCATTCGAGACATTTCATGATTAGGAAGACTATCAAGCCACACTATTCACACTTTAGTCGCTG GTACGTTGCTTGGATATTCTTGGCAGCATTATGGCATCTCCCTAGTTTTCAGTCAATGGGGTTGGATTTGAGGATGAATCTTTCCCTCTTCCTCGCTGTTTATATTTCCTCTCTAATCATCTTCCACGTCACATTTCTTGGACTCTGGTATTTGGATCTTGTTTCTCGCATGGCAGAGAAAAAGCCAGAGATGCTTACTATAATCAAAAATTGCGCA GTGGTAAGTATAGCTTGCTGCGTGTTCTACAACCACTGTGGTAACAGGACCCTTTCAAGGGACAAATCTATTGATCATAGAACTGCATTTTCACTGTGGATAAAGCAAAATGAGTACAATACACTGATTTCAAAGCTATGGCGTATGCATAAGTTTAAAGATCATATTTGCTCGCCCTGGTTTGCTCCGGTTGGCTTTGCCAGTGATTATCCACTTCTATCGAAATGGGCCATTTATGGAGAA TTAGCTTCCAATGGATCCGAACGCTCCAACATCATTTCACCTGTCTACTCTTTGTGGGATACATTCATTGGTCTTTACATGGCCAATTATGTCGTGGAGCGGTCAACTGG CCTCCTGCTTGGTATACGCCTGAACACGTAA
- the LOC123104852 gene encoding uncharacterized protein isoform X1, which translates to MERVRTILTHGYPYPHEHSRHFMIRKTIKPHYSHFSRWYVAWIFLAALWHLPSFQSMGLDLRMNLSLFLAVYISSLIIFHVTFLGLWYLDLVSRMAEKKPEMLTIIKNCAVVSIACCVFYNHCGNRTLSRDKSIDHRTAFSLWIKQNEYNTLISKLWRMHKFKDHICSPWFAPVGFASDYPLLSKWAIYGELASNGSERSNIISPVYSLWDTFIGLYMANYVVERSTGYAYCLHTSICLLLGIRLNT; encoded by the exons ATGGAGAGGGTTAGGACCATTCTGACTCATGGATACCCATACCCACATGAGCATTCGAGACATTTCATGATTAGGAAGACTATCAAGCCACACTATTCACACTTTAGTCGCTG GTACGTTGCTTGGATATTCTTGGCAGCATTATGGCATCTCCCTAGTTTTCAGTCAATGGGGTTGGATTTGAGGATGAATCTTTCCCTCTTCCTCGCTGTTTATATTTCCTCTCTAATCATCTTCCACGTCACATTTCTTGGACTCTGGTATTTGGATCTTGTTTCTCGCATGGCAGAGAAAAAGCCAGAGATGCTTACTATAATCAAAAATTGCGCA GTGGTAAGTATAGCTTGCTGCGTGTTCTACAACCACTGTGGTAACAGGACCCTTTCAAGGGACAAATCTATTGATCATAGAACTGCATTTTCACTGTGGATAAAGCAAAATGAGTACAATACACTGATTTCAAAGCTATGGCGTATGCATAAGTTTAAAGATCATATTTGCTCGCCCTGGTTTGCTCCGGTTGGCTTTGCCAGTGATTATCCACTTCTATCGAAATGGGCCATTTATGGAGAA TTAGCTTCCAATGGATCCGAACGCTCCAACATCATTTCACCTGTCTACTCTTTGTGGGATACATTCATTGGTCTTTACATGGCCAATTATGTCGTGGAGCGGTCAACTGGGTATGCCTACTGTCTGCACACATCCATCTG CCTCCTGCTTGGTATACGCCTGAACACGTAA
- the LOC123104852 gene encoding uncharacterized protein isoform X4, translating into MERVRTILTHGYPYPHEHSRHFMIRKTIKPHYSHFSRWYVAWIFLAALWHLPSFQSMGLDLRMNLSLFLAVYISSLIIFHVTFLGLWYLDLVSRMAEKKPEMLTIIKNCAVVSIACCVFYNHCGNRTLSRDKSIDHRTAFSLWIKQNEYNTLISKLWRMHKFKDHICSPWFAPVGFASDYPLLSKWAIYGELASNGSERSNIISPVYSLWDTFIGLYMANYVVERSTGYAYCLHTSI; encoded by the exons ATGGAGAGGGTTAGGACCATTCTGACTCATGGATACCCATACCCACATGAGCATTCGAGACATTTCATGATTAGGAAGACTATCAAGCCACACTATTCACACTTTAGTCGCTG GTACGTTGCTTGGATATTCTTGGCAGCATTATGGCATCTCCCTAGTTTTCAGTCAATGGGGTTGGATTTGAGGATGAATCTTTCCCTCTTCCTCGCTGTTTATATTTCCTCTCTAATCATCTTCCACGTCACATTTCTTGGACTCTGGTATTTGGATCTTGTTTCTCGCATGGCAGAGAAAAAGCCAGAGATGCTTACTATAATCAAAAATTGCGCA GTGGTAAGTATAGCTTGCTGCGTGTTCTACAACCACTGTGGTAACAGGACCCTTTCAAGGGACAAATCTATTGATCATAGAACTGCATTTTCACTGTGGATAAAGCAAAATGAGTACAATACACTGATTTCAAAGCTATGGCGTATGCATAAGTTTAAAGATCATATTTGCTCGCCCTGGTTTGCTCCGGTTGGCTTTGCCAGTGATTATCCACTTCTATCGAAATGGGCCATTTATGGAGAA TTAGCTTCCAATGGATCCGAACGCTCCAACATCATTTCACCTGTCTACTCTTTGTGGGATACATTCATTGGTCTTTACATGGCCAATTATGTCGTGGAGCGGTCAACTGGGTATGCCTACTGTCTGCACACATCCATCTG A
- the LOC123104854 gene encoding probable serine/threonine-protein kinase PBL25 — protein sequence MTPFTPLDFTESGVLNNIFEENIISSGGSGKVHRVHHPSLHGLIEDRSSRIMVVKKKGSLDDWLHHHDRKGAPAPLDWLTKLTIAIDASRGLNYIHKECRQAIFHRDIKSGNILFDPEFHAKIADFRLARMVVNPRQSHHRSAIFGTHGYMAPDENLKSSKASQTFLLRSN from the exons ATGACACCATTCACACCTTTGGACTTCACGGAATCCGGCGTGCTCAACAACATATTTGAGGAGAACATTATCAGCAGTGGAGGGTCTGGGAAGGTGCACCGTGTCCACCACCCTAGCCTTCACGGTCTCATTGAGGATCGCAGCAGCAGAATAATGGTTGTTAAGAAG AAGGGCAGCCTCGACGACTGGCTGCACCATCATGACCGCAAGGGCGCCCCTGCACCATTGGACTGGCTGACAAAGCTGACCATTGCTATTGATGCATCCAGAGGCCTCAACTACATCCACAAAGAGTGCAGACAGGCTATTTTCCATCGGGACATCAAGTCAGGCAACATTTTGTTTGACCCAGAGTTCCATGCCAAGATCGCCGACTTTAGGCTTGCCCGAATGGTTGTCAACCCACGCCAGTCCCACCACAGGTCAGCCATTTTTGGGACACACGGGTACATGGCCCCTGATGAGAATCTCAAATCCAGCAAGGCATCTCAAACGTTTCTGTTGAGATCTAACTGA